One genomic region from Biomphalaria glabrata chromosome 7, xgBioGlab47.1, whole genome shotgun sequence encodes:
- the LOC129927334 gene encoding LOW QUALITY PROTEIN: trichohyalin-like (The sequence of the model RefSeq protein was modified relative to this genomic sequence to represent the inferred CDS: substituted 2 bases at 2 genomic stop codons), whose translation MTYSYCVSAVGNVVFEQRKQLEQREQREQLEQLEQRKQLEQLEQRKQLEQRKQLEQRKQLEQLEQRKQLEQRKQLEQRKQLEQREQLEQLEQRKQLEQREQLEQREQLEQRKQLEQREQLDQREQLEQREQLKQCEQLEQREQLEQREXLEQCKQLEQREQLEQREQLEQREQLEQREQLEQREQLEKRKQLEQREQRKQLEQREQREQREQLEQLEQRKQLEQFEQRKQLEQPEQLEKRKQLEQREQREQRKQLEQREQREQREQLEQRKQLEQREQRKQLEQREQREQREQREQLEQRKQLEQLEQREQREQLEQLEQRKQLEQREQRKQLEQREQREQREQLEQLKXLEQLEQREQREQREQLEQRKQLEQRKQLEQRKQLEQREQLEQRKQLEQRKQLEQREQLEQRKQLEQREQLEQREQLEQLEQREQLEQRKQLEQRKQLEQRKQFEQREQLEQRKQLEQRKQLEQREQLEQREQLEQREQLEQRKQLEQRKQLEQREQLEQLEQRKQLEQREQLEQRKQLEQREQLEQRKQLEQLKQREQLEQRKQLEQREQLEQREQREQRESTALEQKYMYFVGNVQV comes from the exons ATGACTTACTCCTATTGTGTGTCTGCTGTAGGAAATGTAGTTTTT GAACAACGTAAACAGCTTGAACAACGTGAACAACGTGAACAACTTGAACAACTTGAACAACGTAAACAACTTGAACAACTTGAACAACGTAAACAACTTGAACAACGTAAACAACTTGAACAACGTAAACAACTTGAACAACTTGAACAACGTAAACAACTTGAACAACGTAAACAACTTGAACAACGTAAACAGCTTGAACAACGTGAACAACTTGAACAACTTGAACAACGTAAACAACTTGAACAACGTGAACAACTTGAACAACGTGAACAACTTGAACAACGTAAACAGCTTGAACAACGTGAACAACTTGATCAACGTGAACAACTTGAACAACGTGAACAACTTAAACAATGTGAACAACTTGAACAACGTGAACAACTTGAACAACGTGAATAACTTGAACAATGTAAACAGCTTGAACAACGTGAACAACTTGAACAACGTGAACAACTTGAACAACGTGAACAACTTGAACAACGTGAACAACTTGAACAACGTGAACAACTTGAAAAACGTAAACAGCTTGAACAACGTGAACAACGTAAACAGCTTGAACAACGTGAACAACGTGAACAACGTGAACAACTTGAACAACTTGAACAACGTAAACAGCTTGAACAATTTGAACAACGTAAACAACTTGAACAACCTGAACAACTTGAAAAACGTAAACAGCTTGAACAACGTGAACAACGTGAACAACGTAAACAGCTTGAACAACGTGAACAACGTGAACAACGTGAACAACTTGAACAACGTAAACAGCTTGAACAACGTGAACAACGTAAACAGCTTGAACAACGTGAACAACGTGAACAACGTGAACAACGTGAACAACTTGAACAACGTAAACAGCTTGAACAACTTGAACAACGTGAACAACGTGAACAACTTGAACAACTTGAACAACGTAAACAGCTTGAACAACGTGAACAACGTAAACAGCTTGAACAACGTGAACAACGTGAACAACGTGAACAACTTGAACAACTTAAATAGCTTGAACAACTTGAACAACGTGAACAACGTGAACAACGTGAACAACTTGAACAACGTAAACAGCTTGAACAACGTAAACAGCTTGAACAACGTAAACAACTTGAACAACGTGAACAACTTGAACAACGTAAACAACTTGAACAACGTAAACAACTTGAACAACGTGAACAACTTGAACAACGTAAACAGCTTGAACAACGTGAACAACTTGAACAACGTGAACAACTTGAACAACTTGAACAACGTGAACAACTTGAACAACGTAAACAACTTGAACAACGTAAACAACTTGAACAAcgtaaacaatttgaacaacgTGAACAACTTGAACAACGTAAACAACTTGAACAACGTAAACAACTTGAACAACGTGAACAACTTGAACAACGTGAACAACTTGAACAACGTGAACAACTTGAACAACGTAAACAACTTGAACAACGTAAACAGCTTGAACAACGTGAACAACTTGAACAACTTGAACAACGTAAACAGCTTGAACAACGTGAACAACTTGAACAACGTAAACAACTTGAACAACGTGAACAACTTGAACAACGTAAACAGCTTGAACAACTTAAACAACGTGAACAACTTGAACAACGTAAACAGCTTGAACAACGTGAACAGCTTGAACAACGTGAACAACGTGAACAACGTGAATCAACAGCTCTGGAGCAGAAGTACATGTATTTCGTCGGAAACGTTCAGGTATAA
- the LOC106077507 gene encoding serine protease hepsin-like produces MAIVYNKVKYSKCGGSIIDSTHILTAAHCVTVYNNITKVTRVEPASNFIVFTGSLSLKTANKRSVKEVISHDQYSGATLELPTRKLATHSDKSDLNENDIAILTLSSPMDLNPCELPICLVTATSSPHDNTWCEVMGWGVTEWEEPKADSVHDSMSRSSNLQSVWIPIVPDNVCRSMYGAYVRTTNFCAGSPGRDSCQGDSGGPLACRESDGKYYIHGIVSGGYRCGVAAGLYTKVSSFIPWIKSKINL; encoded by the exons ATGGCCATCGTCTACAACAAGGTTAAATACAGCAAATGTGGGGGCTCCATCATTGACAGCACCCACATTCTGACTGCCGCTCACTGTGTGACAGTATACAATAATAT TACAAAGGTCACCAGAGTAGAGCCTGCCTCAAACTTTATAGTATTTACTGGATCCTTGAGTCTCAAAACCGCTAATAAACGATCTGTTAAAGAGGTCATAAGTCACGACCAGTACAGCGGAGCAACATTAG AATTACCTACCAGAAAATTGGCCACACACAGTGATAAATCTGATTTGAACG AAAACGACATCGCTATTTTGACATTGTCATCCCCAATGGATCTCAATCCGTGTGAGCTGCCCATTTGCCTGGTGACTGCCACAAGTTCGCCCCATGACAACACGTGGTGTGAGGTCATGGGATGGGGAGTGACGGAATGGGAGGAGCCTAAAG CAGATTCTGTACATGATTCAATGTCTAGATCGTCCAATTTACAGTCGGTCTGGATACCCATTGTTCCAGACAACGTATGCAGATCGATGTATGGAGCCTATGTGAGGACAACCAATTTCTGTGCCGGGTCACCTGGTAGAGATTCTTGTCAG GGTGACTCGGGTGGACCACTGGCTTGCAGAGAAAGCGACGGAAAGTACTACATTCATGGAATCGTGTCTGGCGGCTACAGGTGTGGCGTAGCTGCTGGGCTGTACACCAAAGTATCTAGTTTCATTCCATGGATCAAGAGCAAGATTAATCTATAG